The following are encoded in a window of Bos indicus x Bos taurus breed Angus x Brahman F1 hybrid chromosome 4, Bos_hybrid_MaternalHap_v2.0, whole genome shotgun sequence genomic DNA:
- the LOC113891820 gene encoding olfactory receptor 2A12-like, whose translation MKGNQSWIAEFILLGFQLSEDMELLLFVIFILLYTFNLLANGMILGLISLEPRLHTPMYYFLSHLAVTDVAYASSHLPNMLENLVKHKKTISYFSCTMQMVSYLAFASVECLTLVVMSYDRFVAICHPLQYTVIMNWRVCTFLAIACWVCGFSLAIVQVSLFLRLPFCGPQKVNHFFCEISSVLKVTCGDIWINEMFLFADGVFILVGPLSLMLVSYVRILWAILKNQSKEGRKKAFSTCSSHLCVVGFYFSIAMMVYLAPDSSHQEEQKKILFLFYTFFNPLLNPLVYSVRNAQVKAAFHKVLQKNRSV comes from the coding sequence ATGAAAGGCAACCAATCATGGATCGCAGAATTCATCCTGCTGGGCTTCCAGCTCAGTGAAGACATGGAATTGCTCCTCTTCGTTATCTTCATCCTGCTATATACCTTCAACCTGCTGGCAAATGGGATGATCTTGGGACTCATCTCGCTTGAACCCAgactgcacacccccatgtactacTTCCTGTCTCATCTGGCCGTCACTGACGTAGCCTATGCTTCCAGCCATTTGCCCAATATGTTGGAAAACTTAGTGAAACACAAGAAAACCATCTCCTATTTCTCATGCACCATGCAGATGGTTTCCTATTTGGCCTTTGCTTCTGTAGAGTGCTTGACTTTGGTGGTGATGTCCTATGACAGGTTTGTGGCGATCTGCCACCCCCTGCAGTACACGGTCATCATGAACTGGAGGGTGTGCACGTTCCTGGCCATCGCTTGCTGGGTATGTGGATTTTCCCTGGCCATAGTCCAAGTAAGTCTGTTTCTACGGCTGCCCTTCTGTGGGCCCCAGAAGGTGAACCACTTTTTCTGCGAAATTAGCTCTGTCCTCAAAGTGACGTGTGGTGACATCTGGATCAATGAAATGTTCCTCTTTGCTGATGGTGTGTTTATTTTAGTTGGGCCCCTTTCCCTGATGCTGGTCTCCTACGTGCGTATCCTCTGGGCAATCCTAAAGAACCAGTCAAAGGAGGGCCGCaagaaagccttctccacctgctcctcccacctctgtGTGGTTGGGTTCTACTTTAGCATAGCCATGATGGTGTACTTGGCCCCTGACAGTAGCCACCAAGAGGAACAGAAGAAAATCCTTTTCCTGTTTTACACCTTCTTCAACCCATTACTGAATCCCCTTGTCTACAGTGTACGGAATGCTCAAGTGAAGGCTGCCTTCCACAAAGTACTGCAGAAAAATAGATCAGTGTGA